One genomic window of Bactrocera dorsalis isolate Fly_Bdor chromosome 4, ASM2337382v1, whole genome shotgun sequence includes the following:
- the LOC105222976 gene encoding protein D7 has translation MLSLKDDDIVVCPYNPAHRLLRKRLQPHLIKCRENYPQLELQICPFNNTHHIPEPEFCLHVTNCPDRKLITQYKYDAPEPKEEERVSHAPIECEENWDDTEVDDYDPQKFIKEKEVLRQPMGIAPAERKEFIKTERKRLGDEESYSESDDDYKDEVRKGNSIADITKKDENEEFSSIKRIRSISPSPPRQRERSRSRSPQSSAYYGRPHVRGSHVPPPQIPPRISFASSDNRYSNDHIQPLPGAYDIDDDPYYNSGNNSSFQIGNYSSSNSSHNPPFVAYPTRLPCYNNNNGASYQISNYNSSNSSHNPRLIAYPTRMPSYGRGAYRGYNNVRGNSSRYNDRY, from the exons ATGTTGTCCTTGAAAGATGATGATATAGTAGTGTGTCCATACAATCCAGCGCATCGGTTGTTACGGAAACGGTTGCAACCTCATCTCATAAAGTGTCGTGAAAATTATCCACAACTTGAGCTTCAAATATGTCCATTTAATAATACTCATCATATACCTGAACCAGAATTCTGT cTTCATGTTACAAATTGTCCGGATCGAAAACTCATAACACAATATAAATACGATGCACCAGAACCAAAAGAAGAAGAACGTGTTTCTCATGCACCGATTGAATGCGAAGAAAATTGGGATGATACAGAAGTTGATGATTACGATCCTCAGAAATTCATAAAGGAAAAAGAGGTTCTACGCCAACCCATGGGAATTGCTCCAGCAGAACGAAAAGAGTTTATTAAAACAGAACGTAAACGTTTGGGCGATGAAGAGAGTTACAGTGAAAGTGACGATGATTATAAAGACGAGGTGAGAAAAGGAAATTCAATAGCTGATATTACTAAAAAAGATGAGAATGAAGAATTCAGTTCAATAAAGCGGATACGCTCCATTTCACCGTCACCTCCGCGTCAGAGGGAACGATCACGAAGTCGATCGCCACAATCTTCTGCTTACTACGGACGACCTCATGTACGCGGTTCGCATGTACCACCTCCTCAAATACCACCGCGAATTTCTTTTGCATCTAGTGACAACCGATATTCCAACGACCATATCCAGCCATTGCCAGGAGCATATGACATTGATGACGATCCTTATTATAATAGCGGCAATAATTCCTCTTTTCAGATAGGCAATTACAGCAGTAGTAACAGCAGCCACAATCCGCCTTTTGTCGCTTATCCCACTCGCTTACCatgttataataataacaatggtGCCTCTTATCAGATAAGCAATTACAACAGTAGTAACAGCAGCCACAATCCTCGTCTTATCGCTTATCCTACTCGCATGCCATCTTATGGGCGTGGTGCTTACCGTGGGTACAATAATGTCCGCGGAAATTCGTCACGTTATAATGATCGTTATTAA
- the LOC105222975 gene encoding probable RNA 3'-terminal phosphate cyclase-like protein produces MPPVSQEGNCLIYRGSNFLKQRLILSCLSGKPVQITQIHIDDDTAPGLREYEIGLIRLLDKLTNGTKIELNPSGTSVLFTPGLLHGGVLHHDCCIQRGIGYYLDALIALGPFCKNPINATLKGVTNSKDSPSVDHIKGSAIPILKRFLVVDEGLELKVVKRGAAPLGGGEVQFRCPVRKNLRSLQFQSQGMVKRIRGTVYACKVSPAMANRTVEAAKGVMLKFLPDVYIYTDQNRGKMSGNSPGFGICLIAETTDDVCYGAESISNSREDGKDPSVPEDLGREAAMKLLDEIYRGGSCDSSYQWLVTLFMALSQKNVSKFLTGPLSTYTIHFLQNLRDFFSITFKLENPENDDEEDALPGAQKVLMTCVGIGYTNISKRVN; encoded by the exons ATGCCACCCGTATCACAGGAAGGTAATTGTCTCATATACCGAGGCAGCAATTTTCTCAAGCAG CGCCTTATACTGTCTTGCCTTAGTGGAAAGCCTGTACAAATAACACAAATTCACATAGATGATGATACGGCTCCCGGTTTGCGTGAATATGAAATAGGTCTGATAAGGTTACTTGATAAGCTAACAAATGGTACCAAAATTGAACTCAATCCCTCGGGCACCTCTGTTCTGTTTACACCGGGTCTCTTGCACGGTGGTGTGCTGCATCACGATTGCTGCATTCAACGTGGTATAGGCTATTATTTGGATGCGCTAATAGCTCTTGGTCCGTTTTGTAAAAATCCCATAAATGCAACTTTAAAAGGCGTAACAAATAGTAAAGACTCACCATCAGTAGATCACATAAAAGGTTCAGCAATTCCTATTCTTAAAAGATTTTTAGTTGTGGATGAAGGATTAGAACTTAAAGTTGTTAAAAGAGGTGCAGCACCTCTTGGTGGTGGTGAAGTACAATTCCGATGCCCAGTACGTAAGAACTTACGTTCTCTGCAATTCCAATCTCAAGGCATGGTTAAGCGTATTCGCGGTACCGTATACGCATGCAAAGTATCGCCTGCAATGGCCAATCGCACTGTGGAAGCGGCAAAAGGtgtaatgttaaaatttcttcccgacgtatatatatacactgaTCAAAATCGTGGTAAAATGTCTGGTAATTCTCCGGGTTTTGGAATTTGTTTGATAGCAGAAACAACTGATGATGTTTGTTATGGGGCTGAAAGCATCTCAAACAGCAGAGAAGAC gGGAAAGATCCTTCTGTACCTGAAGATTTGGGACGCGAAGCTGCAATGAAATTGCTTGACGAAATTTATCGGGGAGGCTCTTGTGATTCATCGTATCAATGGCTTGTCACCCTATTTATGGCTTTGAGTcagaaaaatgtttcaaaatttttaacag GCCCACTCTCTACTTATACAATACATTTCCTACAAAATTTGCGAGACTTCTTTTCAATAACGTTTAAGCTAGAAAATCCAGAAAATGATGACGAAGAAGATGCCCTGCCAGGCGCCCAAAAAGTGCTGATGACATGTGTAGGCATCGGTTATACGAATATAAGTAAACGTgtcaactaa
- the LOC105222974 gene encoding gametocyte-specific factor 1 homolog, protein MNSRDEHVQCPYVASHSILKKRFQVHLVRCRKKFLHVSKVTCPFNVTHVLNEPELDWHVQTCPNRAGYEHYKRGEEQAAADRATTSAQTQEYTLETEENWDDLPPVPTYNPQEYAQNAQVLRSLRGEPKSVKKQFRSNERLRLLGINRDSKSNQ, encoded by the exons atgaatagccGTGATGAACATGTACAATGCCCATACGTTGCATCCCATTCGATTTTGAAAAAACGTTTTCAGGTGCATCTGGTGCGATGCAGGAAGAAATTTTTACATGTTTCCAAGGTGACGTGCCCTTTCAATGTGACTCATGTCCTTAATGAGCCGGAACTTGAT TGGCACGTCCAAACTTGTCCTAACCGCGCTGGTTATGAGCATTATAAGCGCGGAGAAGAACAAGCTGCAGCGGATAGGGCGACTACATCAGCACAAACACAGGAATACACATTGGAAACCGAAGAAAATTGGGATGACTTGCCGCCCGTGCCAACCTATAATCCACAGGAGTATGCTCAAAATGCTCAGGTGCTTCGAAGTTTACGAGGAGAACCCAAGTCCGTTAAAAAACAATTTCGTTCAAATGAAAGACTCCGTTTATTGGGCATTAATCGGGACAGTAAATCAAACCAATAA
- the LOC125775250 gene encoding gametocyte-specific factor 1 homolog, giving the protein MEKNTGEDFATCPYDNAHRVLRSRLQLHLIKCRLNHPHVELQKCPLNQLHLVPEAEFERHLMSCPDRKIIAHYKYVDEMKFLKHDPIESEENWDDTESGNYNPETYARSNQIIRKPVGPPSKRKAFRHEEEERWQQLNRL; this is encoded by the exons ATGGAGAAAAATACAGGTGAAGATTTTGCTACTTGTCCGTATGATAATGCACATCGTGTCCTAAGGAGTCGTTTGCAATTACATCTAATTAAATGCCGTTTGAATCATCCACATGTAGAATTACAAAAGTGTCCACTGAATCAATTACATTTGGTGCCTGAGGCCGAGTTCGAG CGGCATTTAATGAGTTGCCCTGATCGTAAAATAATTGCACATTATAAATACGTTGATGAGATGAAGTTTCTGAAGCATGACCCAATTGAAAGTGAGGAAAATTGGGATGACACTGAATCTGGAAATTATAATCCTGAAACTTACGCTCGTAGCAATCAAATAATACGAAAACCCGTCGGTCCACCATCAAAACGTAAAGCATTTAGACATGAGGAGGAAGAACGTTGGCAACAGCTTAATCGATTGTAA